A genomic window from Silene latifolia isolate original U9 population chromosome Y, ASM4854445v1, whole genome shotgun sequence includes:
- the LOC141632448 gene encoding uncharacterized protein LOC141632448, whose protein sequence is MRKKKGQLGFMAIKIDLEKAYDRLKWDFIRDTMNDMGFPDLLVDVVMECVTSTRMQILWNGEPTEQFIPSRGVRQGDPLSSYLFIMCLEKLQQAIDLEVRNNNWRPIVLGRHGPTITNLFFADVMVLFGEAKDDQALVMRHVLDHLCQASGEKVSLAKSRVFFSSNIAASRRTSVSQALGIDETDDLGTYLDMPAINGRVIHHTFAHLEDKINSRLAGWATKRLSLAGRDTLVKSTLTTIANYSMQTAKIPKTVCDSIDRKAHRFLWGGDENKKSVHLINWETVQKPKSCGGLGIISARQANAAFLTKLGWRVISEPTSLWSRVLRAKYCNNRCDIDIFQSKQNSSNIWACISAQAKTIVRGTATAVGNGRRTLFWDHSWVDGICLFDHNIAPIPEVSLGATVSDMWCEQNGWKWDLFADLLPQNILQRISSISLANDPDLEDSLYWQGTSSGKFTLKSALGYLKGFDYGDSPESPVRRTIWRLPVQQRIRPAGGGGIFQAEIGNFITAYYFSCGVCSSMKAKLLALLAGLERAKLLHISRLLIHMDNSPCVNLINEEQLVSNSLKFIVKRCKDLIAEGHWRIKLEHSYREANRAADFLANKGVNSSTLITHLDSPPSELSPILREDIFGVDIPRVIALS, encoded by the exons ATGCGGAAAAAGAAGGGTCAGCTGGGTTTTATGGCTATCAAAATTGACTTAGAAAAAGCATATGACCGTCTGAAATGGGATTTTATCCGAGATACAATGAATGATATGGGATTCCCAGACCTTCTTGTGGACGTGGTTATGGAATGTGTTACATCTACACGTATGCAGATTCTATGGAATGGGGAACCGACGGAGCAATTCATCCCTTCTAGAGGTGTTCGACAGGGAGATCCTTTATCTTCTTACCTCTTTATTATGTGCCTCGAGAAGCTACAACAAGCTATTGATCTAGAAGTGCGGAATAATAATTGGAGGCCGATAGTCTTGGGACGACATGGACCAACTATTACTAATTTATTTTTTGCCGACGTTATGGTATTATTTGGAGAAGCTAAAGATGATCAAGCTCTAGTCATGCGACATGTTTTAGACCATTTATGTCAAGCCTCAGGAGAGAAAGTAAGTCTAGCTAAATCCCGAGTTTTCTTTTCAAGTAATATCGCTGCTTCTCGTAGAACCTCTGTTAGTCAAGCTCTCGGAATTGACGAAACAGATGACCTTGGTACTTACCTAGACATGCCTGCTATTAATGGAAGGGTGATTCATCATACCTTTGCTCATTTGGAAGATAAAATAAATTCAAGGTTAGCTGGGTGGGCGACGAAACGCCTCTCTTTGGCCGGACGGGATACACTAGTCAAGTCTACTTTGACCACTATAGCTAATTATAGTATGCAGACAGCGAAGATTCCTAAAACAGTTTGTGACTCGATTGATAGAAAAGCCCATCGTTTCTTATGGGGTGGTGACGAAAATAAGAAGTCTGTCCATCTTATTAACTGGGAAACGGTTCAAAAGCCAAAGTCCTGTGGGGGGCTAGGTATTATATCTGCAAGACAGGCTAATGCTGCGTTTCTTACCAAGTTGGGGTGGAGAGTTATTTCCGAGCCCACAAGCCTATGGTCACGAGTTTTACGAGCTAAGTACTGCAACAACAGGTGTGATATTGATATTTTTCAATCTAAACAGAATTCGTCTAATATATGGGCATGTATTTCGGCACAAGCCAAAACTATTGTGAGAGGCACAGCCACTGCGGTAGGTAATGGTAGAAGAACCCTTTTCTGGGATCATTCTTGGGTTGATGGTATTTGCTTATTTGACCATAATATAGCTCCAATTCCCGAGGTCTCTTTGGGTGCAACAGTTAGTGATATGTGGTGCGAGCAAAATGGATGGAAATGGGATTTATTTGCAGACCTTCTACCACAGAATATTCTTCAAAGAATTTCGTCTATCTCTTTAGCTAACGACCCGGATTTGGAAGATTCTCTTTATTGGCAGGGTACGTCATCAGGTAAATTTACTTTAAAATCCGCCCTAGGTTACTTgaaagggtttgattatggggattcTCCTGAATCTCCTGTCAGACGTACTATTTGGAGATTACCAGTTCAGCAAAGAATCC GTCCAGCAGGTGGAGGAGGAATTTTTCAAGCCGAGATCGGTAATTTCATTACAGCTTATTATTTTTCCTGTGGAGTTTGCTCTTCTATGAAAGCCAAACTTCTAGCCTTACTAGCCGGGTTGGAGAGAGCGAAGCTTCTTCACATCTCTAGGCTTCTCATTCATATGGATAATTCCCCCTGTGTCAATCTCATCAATGAAGAACAACTAGTGAGCAACAGTCTAAAATTCATAGTTAAAAGATGCAAAGATTTGATAGCTGAGGGCCATTGGAGGATCAAGCTGGAACATTCTTATAGGGAAGCAAACAGAGCTGCAGATTTCCTTGCTAATAAGGGAGTCAATTCTAGTACTTTAATTACGCATTTAGATTCTCCTCCTAGTGAATTAAGCCCTATTCTTAGGGAGGACATTTTTGGGGTTGATATTCCCCGTGTAATAGCTCTTAGTTAA